The window CTCCAACTGTGTGATCAATCTGGCCCCCGACAAGCGCAAGGTCTTTCGCGAAATGTTTCGCGTGCTCAAACCCAGTGGGCGTTTCACGATTTCGGATATCGTGTCGGACCAGACCGTGCCACAGTATCTAATCCACGACACCAAGAAATGGGGCGACTGTCTCTCCGGCGCCCTGACCGTCACCGACTATGTCGGCGGGCTCTGCGAGGCGGGCTTTCTCGGCGTCCACCAGATTAAGTGTATCCCCTGGCAGACGATCGACGGGATTCATTTTCTGTCCTTGACGCTGACCGGATACAAACTGCCGGCGCCGTCAGCCAACGGTGTGCGCCATGCGACGCTCCGCGGGCCGTTCAGCTGGGTGGTGGACGAGTTGGGCCAGACGTTTCAGCGCGGCGTCCCGAAATCGGTGGATGCACGGACGCTGCAAGTGCTCCAGCAGCCACCGCTGGCCAGCCATTTTATTTTTTCTGAGACACCGACGCCGCTGGCTTCATCGGACTCCCGCTATGAGGCAGTCCTGCCTGAGCAGGCTTCCTGCGTGTGGAGCGGTCACTACGCACTGCTGACCGGTCCTTTCGTCGAGGTCTGCGACGACGACCAGCACCGGTACCGGCGCGGTGAGCCGTTCGAAATCTGCTCCAAGACACTGAAGGTCCTCGATAGCGACGCCTACCGGCCGCATTTCACCATCATCAACCGGGCCGGCGGATCGGTGTCTGACAGCGCCGTGTCCTGCGATCCGAATGGATCGTGTTGTTAGCTGATGCCTCCCAGCCTGCTGGCTCGACAG of the Nitrospira sp. genome contains:
- a CDS encoding methyltransferase domain-containing protein — translated: MLINLMTMKVDRARPALLYKLTPDGTVRPTMSNDSITQQVSERYARAAATGEQMCCPTGYNFNALKTFIPDEVLKISYGCGTPAGLASVKAGETVLDIGSGGGIDCFEAARLVGPSGHVIGIDMTDTMLEIARRYAPLVAKNLGHPKPVTEFRKGMANAMPVADGTADLIISNCVINLAPDKRKVFREMFRVLKPSGRFTISDIVSDQTVPQYLIHDTKKWGDCLSGALTVTDYVGGLCEAGFLGVHQIKCIPWQTIDGIHFLSLTLTGYKLPAPSANGVRHATLRGPFSWVVDELGQTFQRGVPKSVDARTLQVLQQPPLASHFIFSETPTPLASSDSRYEAVLPEQASCVWSGHYALLTGPFVEVCDDDQHRYRRGEPFEICSKTLKVLDSDAYRPHFTIINRAGGSVSDSAVSCDPNGSCC